A genomic window from Ilyobacter polytropus DSM 2926 includes:
- the nrdG gene encoding anaerobic ribonucleoside-triphosphate reductase activating protein gives MKIIKIFKETISDGPGFRYSIYFSGCSHYCQGCHNPETWKGDIGEVLDETYMKKIISQISNNPLLDGVTLSGGDPFFIPEELLGFLRRLKEETHKNIWAYTGYTFEELLKKDITKKCLEYIDVLVDGRFEKNLANPELFYRGSSNQRLVDVKASLSEGIVCTKDYD, from the coding sequence TTGAAAATAATAAAAATATTTAAAGAGACCATCTCAGACGGACCTGGATTCAGATATAGTATTTATTTTTCCGGGTGCAGCCATTATTGCCAAGGATGCCATAATCCCGAGACATGGAAGGGAGATATAGGGGAAGTCTTAGATGAAACCTATATGAAAAAAATAATATCTCAGATAAGCAACAACCCCCTTTTAGATGGCGTAACTCTTTCTGGAGGAGATCCGTTTTTCATTCCTGAAGAGCTTTTAGGCTTTCTGAGACGTCTCAAAGAGGAAACACATAAAAATATATGGGCATATACTGGATACACCTTTGAAGAATTGCTTAAAAAGGATATCACAAAAAAATGCCTAGAATATATAGATGTCCTAGTGGATGGTAGGTTTGAGAAAAATCTTGCAAATCCTGAGCTTTTTTACAGAGGAAGCTCAAATCAAAGACTTGTGGATGTAAAGGCTTCCCTCAGTGAGGGTATAGTCTGTACAAAAGATTATGACTAA